The Papilio machaon chromosome 15, ilPapMach1.1, whole genome shotgun sequence region atttgtccATTAAAGCCTCAATAAACGCAAAATCTATCTACACGAACTAATATCTAAACAGTCTCAAcatcaaatttattaacatcttAAGACCTAAGACAAAGATCTCAGAACAAACAGTATTGTTTTTCGCACGGGTTTGTGCAAAGTGcaaattttctattgtaaCGTAAATGACGGATTTTGACTTtaaaccgttggtttctgagaccgaaatctctgttttgtcaaagataaaggGATGACTATATTTGATACAGAgatttgtctcagaaaccaacggttagttgAGTGTTCGTATTCCTCCACTGAATTTGATATATACAAattagtttgtatttttgtttttaattaaaaaacctgCTAAGTACAtaatcgacgctggaaagcgtaaacgctgtaaccccgaaagtatgaactttacaggagagccaaaaaatgataactcgtgagctgatacacctacaagcatgcggtatttagcaatgttgtgtagtttgtgctaacctataataaaatcattatcgtttgataatggttgaaattattaacgtgtgaaaaacatattcgcgatttcaagggttacagcgtttatgctttccagcgtcgatatattgaatgttttttcttaatgtcgATATTTAATACgtgaaaaaacatacaaactacagtataaagtgaaatatataacatattatatatcttaAGATTATGTACACATggtgtatatttattatattgtagtCTTTATATGCGATAGTATTTGAAAGCATACAAAACTCATACATTAGATTACTGTAcgtaatttaagttataaatacaacaattaatttaatatacatttacaatGCATTGTtaaatcactttaaaaaaaaaaggttgcaAACGAACAAATGGCCAActgaattcgtcgaaatagAGATGCGACCATTGCTCATAAACATcagcaaatgcagatgcattgaCTACCTTTAATCAGcgaagaaggggacgcacagaaagatgatatttgcccttcctatgcgtcccatcttccgccaaatccacatCAAattcctttccttataagagaagggtaagaggactaaaattagtcctccagcaccacactcataTGACTGtacgtggaattgcttccacttgacgtctgtcttctgtgaggtcatGGTGTCACCTGGCGAAGcacattcgtgcacccaacaaatattgttattgctgTATCTACCACTATCAAAGTAATTTacctaaagaaaataaataacacagaTATAAGAAGTGATCCATAGACAACTtaaaatcattgaattttattgagaacaaaatataacagtGTGAAACCTAGACATGTCAAACAAACTTCTAATTTCTTATGTCtaagttttaacatttacCTCTATGACAGGAAGGATTATTTACAAGTGCTCTACATCCAAACACCTTCAGATGGTTCAGATCAGGTTTACTACGGAACCACTGTATGGGGTGTACCGCAGGTGGAAGTTTCGATAACTGTTCCAACGTCTAGATAAAACTGTGGCTGAACAGGTTGTATTTAGACCTGGTGGTATTGCAGTTCCAATGAATGAAAAGAAGATTAAAGTGGTGTGTTTCGAATGCAAGGAGCCGACATAAGAGACTAGACTATCCACGACGTAAGAGGAACGAAAAGGACAAGGGAGCGAGAGaattatacattttcaaaCTACTTCTTAAGAcgtattttaaagatattcaGGCAGATGAAAAAGTATGATAATTCATTATAGCCTCatctttatattaatagtattattacattatatttgtcttattttatacaaattcaaagcagatttattaataatgattataaataCTCAACTAACATTAGGCGAAATtacagttgaacctggataTGCGAGATTCTAAGGTATCGTGATATTTATCTGGCTTATCCTGGTTCGACTGTCacaatcatattttataaattcattattaatatatattgtagtttctttttttttcaaacgaaaatataatacagtcgaatctggaaaagcgagaaacctctttAAGCGAAAACTAACATTAGGTAAAAAATCTCgcataagagaaaaaaatatcgcagTCTCTTTgactctcacttatccaggttggACTGTATACAggttatattgtaatataatacaagTGTAACTGGAGTGCACTCACCGTTAGGTCTATTTGTCATGTAGCAACTTTCGTGGTACAGTCGAGGACATTAATTTCCTACCCGGTTCGGTGACATTACATTCTAGGCAATCAATCCAATAATGTCATCAAGAACATCAACGAAAGAAcgaaaaatttgaattatgggtattttttttacattcccTAACCATGTCAGTTATAATGGATGTATATATAAAGGAACTAAACATCAAGCAAACCATTTTTCTTATtctataaacaaattttatgtacaaaatactGGGAATTTTGAGTAAttatagagcgtcggtggcaggggttaagtacttgacttgtaatctgcaggtcctgggttcgaatcccgccatgtaccaatgtgtttttcgattttcgatttacatatgtacatttatccgacgttcttacgatgaaggaaaacatcgtgatgcaacctgcacatatctgagaagaaattcaatgatatgtgtgaagtcaaccaacccgcacttggccagcgtggttgactatggcctagtcacccctaacttggggtaggctccgagcccctcggtggggacgtatagtgagctgatgatgatgatactgGGAATGTTTCGTTTAACTATCATTCAGaaccttataatattaaaactttaatacataTCCTTATTTCCTAAATAATACATGATTACATAAGTGTTTggttgtcattttttttttaaactgtcaAACACTATTTATCaacattatatgtattttgataAGTAGATATTATTCTAGATTCAAGTTAAACATCAgaagtatgtttaaaaattattatatcaataaaatataaataccgaagaaatttttatcttatttgaCTTTATTTAAAGCCGAAATATATACATCGTGCAAcaattgcattaaaaaaaagttaaaaaaaatcccgcATATGTCAAATGGCGTTGCGATCGCATaccatagataaataaaattccgaAATATCTTATTTACAAATACGTCACTTTCATCACACGTCAAAATAACTGTCCACTTGTTTCTTACATTCTACAGCATccattaaacaatttatatttgcaGTACAGGAAAGCTGTGAGGAAATGTTTCAATATATACAATCGAAAGCCGAGACATAGGAGTCTCTTGCACGCGATGTACAAGTAGTACGGCCACTGTACAACTTGTACAGCGTGTACAAGGCGCTAGGTGACGTAGAAGTAGAGTGCGGCACAGAGCAGAGCACCAGTGATCAGTAGAACCATGACAAGTGCGAACCGATCTTGAAGCGCTCGGACTATCATTGAATTCATTAAACGAGATGATCTGTTCAACTGCTCGTCTGTTTCACGcaactgaaatatatttttgtatctaaAACTacttagaattattaaaaaaaaatttaatataaaacttttctaGATTGAccataaattattgaaattgtaaaaCCAATCAAAGATAAGATTATACTTATtcaatgaacatatttttttaatgtatttctataaaatgaaacaatttaaatatggtATAATGAAACTAACAACAAAGAGATTGTTTGGGTTTGGCAAACTATCTCAACTGACCCATGTTCTGCGCTCACGCAAAATAAGCTATATTCGAGGAGTTCCGCAATCTATGGTTCTCCCCTACATCTATCAGTTTCCTTTATAGGGaatcataaaattaagtatatttaatatgtaatcaGCTTACCCGTCCCCTGGATCTCTGTATGGTCTCCCGCTGCACGCTGAGGTCCTGCAGCACCGCGGCGCCGATCTCCTCCGTCTCCAAGATGACCCGGTAGCCCTCATTAAGGTTTTTACCCGAGCGCTCCAGTCGCTCTGTGTTGTCTAACAGCTTCTGACGCTGCTCATTCACATTCCAGTCATCATATGTGTCTTCTGTTTCTATATTGTCTATGGTATAATACTTTTGGTTAATCTATATGTTTGCTATGTGAgagaatatatataataaaataaaaaaagcgaAAGAAGAAAGCATTTCGATGTTATAGAGTGGTTGTTAAATggataagtataaataattttactatactaataattaaattgtctaattaaaaataatggttaTACATACATGTGGCTGAGTTACTGAGCACAGAGCGGTATTCATCTCTGACCCGCTGCAGCTCCGCGCGGTATGCCGCAACGCGGGATCCCGCACCCGCGCCTCTATACTCCAACTCCAGCTGCTCCAGCTTTAACAATAAATCAGTACTTAGGGTGTACAaagattatatattactattttaaataggttttatGCATTCCAACCACTTTCTTTACTTTTGAACCTTTCATACATTGATCATAAGCAATTCTATATAAGAatcaaaaaatgaaaataaatggtaCAATTAGTATACTTAAATtctaattttcaataataataaggcAACTTACCAAGTCATTTGCCTCTTCAAAGTTTGCTTGAATTTCCCTTGACAGTTGCTCACGGTTCtctaaaatcataaaaagtaCTAAACAGTGATATTGTGCAAGTGTTCTTAGAGTGGTAgagccagcaacaacaacttATGTTGTATGAATGGGCCAGCTCAACCGataaaataccacaaccacacaaaGGAGGGTGAAATGCAGAATTCTGCATTTCATCTAGAGAGTGTGCTTGCCAGAAGTTGAATTTTGCCTCTTTCCCTACCCaaccttttctaataagaaaggGATAGAAAGGGGAAAGATGGCGAAAACCTGTTGATGGAAGGGACACATAGAAAAGTGAAAAATCcctcctcctctgtcgattaaggTTAAGCAATGCACTTGCAAATGCgggtgtctatgggcagcagtcacttcgctatttcggcgaattaagGTGATTGcttgctataaaaatattacaaactacaaaatgttttacattttcagaTAACATATCATTCCAAAAACATGtagtaaattatatcaatCAATACATAAAATTCACTGGATAAATCCAAACAATCAAAACACGTAATAATAGAACTATAGTAAAATCTTGAATCTTGAAAAGTTATGGCTTAATTTATCTGACTTCTCTTTATAGCAGAAATGTCCTACGCTTATAGCTTCTTAGGTAATAAACAACTTACCGTCATTTCCGACTTTAAGTCGACCAATTTTTGCTGTAACATCAGCTGTAAGAACTGAATATTGTTGTTCGTATGATTGAATTAAGGTAGCCATGTTCAATCTGCTGATACTCAATCACACATCGCAATAACCCACGGAATAACGCTTTTGCATTTACcacgtataaaataaacaataatacattCGCTTTCCCAGAACAGGCAAACGGCTGACAAATATTGACAAAATGATTATAGAAAATTGACATAATAAATGTCATCATGTAGACTTGTGTAAAACGAATCTGAACAGATTCAATAGTTCTACTCACCCAGGATTTAAGCGTTGAGCTCCGGCTCAAGGCGATACGCTAAATTATGCTAACCGACAAGCAGCGATTCGTAGAGCGACCAATCATGCGCTCGCGACGTTGATTGGTAATCTCAGATTATACATACTCTTTTGATAACTCTGAcctacttgttttttttatagtattagttttattttggttAGATTGAATTATGTCATAATATATGAATTCtgttaaaatactttacaaaGAAACATGTCTAGTTATCTGAAATAACTGTTTTacctttatatatttcataatgaTCTTGTATCATCTAAATTAAACTCAAAATGTTTAAGTTGAAAACGCTAATCATAGCATATTATACAGGTACAAATTGAGCCAAACTGTAAACCAGTCCACTAATCTACTTTGAACGTGCGAACTTTGAGCTGATCTGCGTGTCACAATTTTTGTTGAGTCATCACTATGTTTTATGGTCATGGTCATAACTCTTTATGACCTTTATGACCGTTTCtcttttatatactctttgGTCTTCGCGATGacatattagaaaaattaacagATTAAACATGACAACAACCGCTCGCagtatatctttaaaaaattctaatgaTTTCTTTGATTTACGAATCACTGATAACAGAACAACTACACTTATTTATGCTAAAAATCCTGccaaattcataataaaacaacacaatTACATTACAAGTCAAGGAACATTTCCGTGGAAACAATACCACTTCCATCAGTTCACTTcgaaattttataatctgcACAATTGCAACGAACAACTTCGTTCACAATTTGttaccaaatatttttattttgtaacaagaGATAAAGAGAGGGCGTtttcaatattcaaataatgtgCATTTGGCTTAGTTAATTTcgtaatgaaaatgttttaggGTACGCATAGCTGTAGGGTTGAAATATGAAACAAcgaattttaaagaaattgttcGTTTTCaagaatttgtaaaatgtaagtattttaCCATTGCTTTTACAACTTATTTatcacataaatattatttgaatcaTTTGTTCTTTCtattcttaataattaaaggaATGACATGCACACaagtttatttcttattcatAAGATCATTGTGATTGGTGTTTAAAGACATGCATAATTTATTAGTGAATGCCTAGACATTATTCATTGTTCAGGAATTTGAATagtattatacatatttcctacatttttgtattggtcatactattaacatttacttttttaaaacgattATGTCATATTTCagtataaataagtttatctttaaatgaatttcttcataattttcttttaattacagTGCGATGCCACGAAACTGTGATGAAGATTCAGGGCGCAGCTCCTGTTCGGCTGCTTCTATCACATTCAGCCCTGTAATGGACTATCATCACTTTAAATCTGAAGATCaactagaaataaaacagttacGAAATCAAGCTATTGCAGCCAATGCAACCTTAAAAGTGAGCACTCGTCCAAGAAGCTATGTTGGCCTTATGAGTTCACCGGATGAAAAAGATCCATTTCCAAGTTACAGGGTATCTCAAACACATAGAAAtgctgttttcaatttatttgatacacCCAGGCTTGGGGGTTTGAGCAATGCACATTCGACTTTTGATATAGCTACCAGCACCCAAATAGAACAACCACAAATTCAAAATGATGCTGTATCTATGTCGGCTGTTAATTCTGATGAAGGCAAGTTTAACAAAGCTAAGCAGACTACACAATCATCTAATTTCAAAAGAGGTAAACCTGTTCAAAGAGCTGCATCTAGGCTTTATAAAGCTGATGGTTTAAAAGGTAAAGAAGGCTGCATTGGTCCTGAATTTATTGTGCGAGCTTCCCAACCAATTAAGCATATAGATTTAACACTAAGTGCTGTGTGTGATAAAAGAATTGTAACTATTGTGTTACTAAATGGACAAAGGATAGAGGTGCTTTGTGATCCGGCAACAATAACCGCTGGTCAGCTATTTGAAGGGGTGGTCCACAGTGAAAAATatgaacacaattttatgCTTGGAGTAGCGGCTTTAATTGGTGGAGATTTTGTTTTCCTGCCAgatgattataaaattaaaaaaatagccccTGAAAACTGgcataaaacaaataagaaaaatagagGAATTGAGGAAATTATCTCATTAACAGTATTCTTAAGGATAAAATTTTTCCTTCCTAAAAGTATTGCAAGTAATATTCAAGGCGGTGAGTGGAGATACAGGGTGTATCTTCAGCTGCGAAGGGCAACTGTTGAAGGACAAATGACTTCAACAATCCAAAATCTCATTTTACTTGCAGGGTATGCTTTGCATATAGAGTTTGGGGAATATTCTTACAGGGAACATGGATCTGCTGATTATTTCTTGTTAGAACACTATTTACCAGAATCTGTTATAACCCAAGATATGGCAGATATCAAATTAAGAATGAAGAGAGCTCACGAATCCAGGAGAGGTCTAGACAGAAATAAAgccataattaattatataacacTAGCACAAACATTTAGAGACTATGGGGCACATTTTTACTCAGCTGTATGGGCTACTAGAGATGGGTTTTGTAGAGATGTATGGTTGTCTATTGCCCCAAGAGGGATAACATTATTTTCTCGGAATGGTCAAGGAGTTGATGATTCCAGTTTAAATACCAACCGGATAGTATTACAGAGCCTCCCATGGCACCATATCCACACTTTCTATTACAATAAGAAAAGTTTATACATTATGCCTAATTCATATTCTGGCTTATCAAAAATTGgtattaaatacaaacttaAAATGACGGACAATAAGAGTTACTTTACATTTTGGTTAGCCTCATTGCACCACaggttgtatttaaaattatatgcaaaAGAAGATTTTATCACATATTTATCTGCTGAAATTGGCTCACCTTCAGGTAACAGCCCAAAGAAAGTAGATTGCAGTAACTACCAAGATAGTTATAATTTAGCAGTTAGAAATCCCACAAGAGTTAGAAGACCTGCTAGAAGAAGATTTAAGGTTGACATATTTGGGGACAAGAAAGTACaagataaagaaaatgaaaagcCAGACACTGAAGAATTGTTACGTAGGATAATAGCCCCACAGCACAATGATAGTTTCTTAAATTCCTCAAGTATAGGGCATGGGAGTTCATCAAATGAGGCTCTGTCCTCTTCAGAAAGCAGTCTACCGAGAAGGCACGGAGTGAAAATGGGTACACGGGTATTTAAAGGAATGAAAACCGTCCTAGATGGCAGTAATCTTCGATCACCAATGTCAAAAAGTATGAACGACTGCCGGAGATCAGATGGTACGATACATAGTGATTCAGATGACCTTAGCTTGGAGCAGAAAAATCATTGCATTGTGAACAGTATGAAACTGTTACCTGAAAGACAGTACAGTCAAAATGTCAGTACAGGTCCAACTGCATATGTTTTAGAATCACCCAAAGTATATTctgatgtttttaattataaagaggCAAATGAGTCTTGTCTTAATACAtccttatttgaaaaattggaTACCATGGAATATGTACAAGGTGAAAGAGTTTTTGTTACTGCAGTCATAGAAAGAGATGAAACAAATGCATTGGGCCTGCAGGTTGCTGAGGGTTCCGATGGTAATGTGTATATAAAATCAATCACATCGGGAAGCCCTGCAGAATCATGTAGAAAACTGTTGCCCGGTGACCAGATCATATCTGTTAATGGTCagacattattaaatttaaaatatgataaagcTTTAGCAATGTTGCAATCTGCCCCACAAATTGTCGAACTAATAGTTTTGCAGAATGTAAATAAGCAATCGAATTTAGATTATCACTCCCTTATGGAATctaataaagaatttaatggtagccaaataaatttaaaagacattGGCAACTCTTTAGATACAGATTTAGACAATGATGAGTTACTCAATGAAGAAGCTTTGAAGACTATTTACGCGTTAATAAAACTGACGAAAGAAAAAGTGATCAGTAGAATGAAAGATAAGAGTAGTGCGCAAAATACACcaaacaaaagtaatttaaaaaaatgttattcagaaaataaagtttatgagGAGTCTGATTTGGCAGATTATTCATCTCAAGAAAATACGCCAcagaaaaaagataaacagaGGTTCAATACATGGCGTGGAGAAATGACTATCACCAGACAACGAAGACCTTTAAGCTTGAGTATACctaataacatatatttaccAGACGAGTACCTTGATGATAGCAaaagtgatattttattaaagaagtCTTCATTAAAATCGATTCAATCATCTATAAACAGTTTGGATAAATCAGAGAAGAATGCATCAGTTAAAAATGTCGCCTTACCAAGAAATTATGGACTGAGCCGAAAATGGCTAGGACCAGTTCGATATCCTGTGACTCCTTGTAAAAATAGCAATATAGAGAGTGCAATTGTTAATGACAATGTAGTGAGGAGACACTTTGTTTATGGTGCTGGTGATTCTGATGAAGATCAGATATTTCTATAatctgttaaattttttatcaacgAATTTTCCCTTCGTCCTAAGACATTAGTTATACattcgttatttttaaatatatattctagTGTTGTACATAAACGGTCCGGAAGAAGCGACTATATCTTATTAAACTTAGCTCGCAATTATAAGACATATTTACTATAGAATATAGTAATTGTAAGATGAAAAATTATACCGCCGcagtaatttttaagattGTAAAAAACAATACCAAGAAAAGTGGATTAACTAAaatcttatttgttttatttcgactgtaattaaataattatgttaagaAAATTATGAATCGGTGATAAGAGATACGaacttgatattaatttaaaaatggaaccTCTTTTAACttaggtttccactgccgaaacatctGCCCGAAATAAGGtccaaaaacatatcgttatctctgCTTCTTCTAAGAATAATGAGAGTGATGACAAAATGGATATTGTTCAGGTGTTTTCGCAGTAGAAACCGAAGgtgataatgataaaaaatagaataataataaagtaaatcaattttaaaatctatataacctactagctgtcgcctgcgcggaatatataaacaaaaaaacaaaatatgtacaaactgatctatatctataccaaatttcatcgagatccgttgagccgttctggagataccttcaaacaaacatccatctaaacattcgcatttataatactagtaagaagtaagatagacTATCTACACAATAAACAATACTGTATATCTGGTCTTAATATTGCTGGTAgctatattattatgtagCATTAACGTTAGTTCAAACATGGGAACAAACTTTTGatcagtttttataatgttagatAGACAATAGCCGAGAATCAAACCGTGTATTTGGTGTCTGAAGAAATAACAGCCGTTACCTTCATGTCGTCTATAGTTATAGGTAGGGTGAATGATAAGtaggtatttattaaaaaaaatgaaagacatgaaaagcttttttaaattcaaagaacAGAGAAGAGTAAACTTGCTGGCGAAACTAACTCTTATTTTGttgaatacataatttatctCGTTGAATAGACGGAAATATCTTATTTGCTTATCTTTAACATGTGCTAGTTCAGATTTTGTTTTTGGCACCAGTGTAATGTTTCTCGATGCTAAGTGTGTTGATGCAATGTTCTAAATTGCCCTTATTTATCTACTTATATGTATACTAGCGTTTGTACGCGCTTTATCCTTTCACTTTTATGTAGAGTTCATTGGTTCaagatatttattatcaacaaCTGGTTCTATATCAATGCAAATTCAGTCAAGGGTAACTTACTTTGTAggattattgtaaaaaagaaaatattttacaatttaagatTTAACACAACAAAGGAACATATTTCACAAGTTTCAATTCTCTTGCTTGATGTTACATAACACCAGTGAAATGGACTTTGGCTCAAGATTTATTgcactgtttttttattgtataaaaaacacattacaGAAATGGAACTTGCCAATTTACTCAAAGAATATGAATATCCAACAATTAATTACAAGACAAATGTTGAATttctccttttttatttaaaactagcttttacccgcgactccgtccgcgcggaataaaaaatagaaaacggggttaaaattatcctttgtccgtttcctggttctaagctacctgcccaccaattttcagtcaaatggactcagccgttcttgagttatagtgtaactaacacaactttcttttatatatatatagatatagattcaaaataaaacaacataattgaaaacattctttattaaaaataacaccaTTCTTTAACCAAGGGTacattataactaaataaatctaaGACAGCTGTCTTTCTACATGTCTAATGCAATCAGActtcataacaaaaaaaaatattctcattCACTGCACAATTGTATAAATCATTCACCATTACATTGCAATATCCTAACAGGTGGCATAACTAAATAGTTCTCTTTACACTATGTAAATGCACTGTGGAGTCTTTGTAACTGGGTTACATCATTCCCCCCATGCCCCCCATACCACCCATGCCTCCCATACCCGCCATCGGGTTAGGTTCCTTCTCCTGTGGAATTTCACAGATCACTGCTTCAGCAGTTGTCAGCAGAGATGCCACTCCACTGGCATCAGTGAGTGCGGTCCTAACTACTTTGGTTGGGTCAATGATTCCCTTCTCAATCATGTTAACATATTCATTATTTAGAGCATCATAACCAAACTCGGGACCTAAGTCCTCAACCTTAGCAACTACAACAGATCCATCAATACCAGCATTTCTAGCAATAGTCATGCATGGCATTCTAAGAGCCTTCTTGATAATTTCTACACCAGTTGCTTGGTCACTGTTTGCGGTTTTAAGTTCAGCAAGAGTAGGAATGCATCTGAGAAGTGCTGAACCACCACCGGGTACAATGCCCTCTTCCACTGCAGCACGTGTAGCGTTCAAGGCATCATTGACACGGTCCTTCTTCTCATTGACTTCCACCTCACTTGAGCCACCAACTCTCAATAAAGCAACTCCAGATGCCAATCTGGCAAGTCTTTCCTGGAGTTTTTCCTTCTCATATTCTGATGTGGTCTCTTGGATTTGGTCACGAATTTGCTCAGCTCGCCTTTCAATATCATCCTTCTTACCTTTACCTTT contains the following coding sequences:
- the LOC106713116 gene encoding vesicle transport through interaction with t-SNAREs homolog 1A, giving the protein MATLIQSYEQQYSVLTADVTAKIGRLKVGNDENREQLSREIQANFEEANDLLEQLELEYRGAGAGSRVAAYRAELQRVRDEYRSVLSNSATYNIETEDTYDDWNVNEQRQKLLDNTERLERSGKNLNEGYRVILETEEIGAAVLQDLSVQRETIQRSRGRLRETDEQLNRSSRLMNSMIVRALQDRFALVMVLLITGALLCAALYFYVT
- the LOC106713261 gene encoding tyrosine-protein phosphatase non-receptor type 13; translation: MPRNCDEDSGRSSCSAASITFSPVMDYHHFKSEDQLEIKQLRNQAIAANATLKVSTRPRSYVGLMSSPDEKDPFPSYRVSQTHRNAVFNLFDTPRLGGLSNAHSTFDIATSTQIEQPQIQNDAVSMSAVNSDEGKFNKAKQTTQSSNFKRGKPVQRAASRLYKADGLKGKEGCIGPEFIVRASQPIKHIDLTLSAVCDKRIVTIVLLNGQRIEVLCDPATITAGQLFEGVVHSEKYEHNFMLGVAALIGGDFVFLPDDYKIKKIAPENWHKTNKKNRGIEEIISLTVFLRIKFFLPKSIASNIQGGEWRYRVYLQLRRATVEGQMTSTIQNLILLAGYALHIEFGEYSYREHGSADYFLLEHYLPESVITQDMADIKLRMKRAHESRRGLDRNKAIINYITLAQTFRDYGAHFYSAVWATRDGFCRDVWLSIAPRGITLFSRNGQGVDDSSLNTNRIVLQSLPWHHIHTFYYNKKSLYIMPNSYSGLSKIGIKYKLKMTDNKSYFTFWLASLHHRLYLKLYAKEDFITYLSAEIGSPSGNSPKKVDCSNYQDSYNLAVRNPTRVRRPARRRFKVDIFGDKKVQDKENEKPDTEELLRRIIAPQHNDSFLNSSSIGHGSSSNEALSSSESSLPRRHGVKMGTRVFKGMKTVLDGSNLRSPMSKSMNDCRRSDGTIHSDSDDLSLEQKNHCIVNSMKLLPERQYSQNVSTGPTAYVLESPKVYSDVFNYKEANESCLNTSLFEKLDTMEYVQGERVFVTAVIERDETNALGLQVAEGSDGNVYIKSITSGSPAESCRKLLPGDQIISVNGQTLLNLKYDKALAMLQSAPQIVELIVLQNVNKQSNLDYHSLMESNKEFNGSQINLKDIGNSLDTDLDNDELLNEEALKTIYALIKLTKEKVISRMKDKSSAQNTPNKSNLKKCYSENKVYEESDLADYSSQENTPQKKDKQRFNTWRGEMTITRQRRPLSLSIPNNIYLPDEYLDDSKSDILLKKSSLKSIQSSINSLDKSEKNASVKNVALPRNYGLSRKWLGPVRYPVTPCKNSNIESAIVNDNVVRRHFVYGAGDSDEDQIFL